The Syntrophorhabdaceae bacterium sequence AATACTTGGAGGAAAATCCAAATACGGTGTGGGCGTATACGTCGAGGTCGCGAATGCATGGCCAACTGTACCTATGCCTGATCATTAGCGTGACCGCGTCTCGACAAGATTGACAAAAGAACAATTTAGTCGTGTCGCAGGAATTATCATTCCTAAATTTTCATTTATGGTATATTTCTACTACTAGTATAGACTGGGAATAGAACCTAAGACGGCGAATTGTCTCTCCGGCGGGCCCGCGGCAACCACTACGATAGGTTTTTTGCTTGCTTGTGTATACGACTGAGCCAATCTGGAGAGAGATATAGATACGGGTCATTCCTGCACAGACGCCGAAAAGGGACCATCGCCAGGGAAGGTCAGGACTATTCTTTTCGTTGACGACGATGAGATGCTTGTGGATCTGAATCTTTCGAGATTCTCAAAAATGGGTTACCACGCAGTAGGCAGCACAAGCCCAAACATATGTCTCCAAAGCTGCGAGCAGAGAGGAAGTGCAGGAGTTGTTAACGCGGGTATTCGAAGGTAAAGAGGGCGGATCAACTCCCCAATGAAGGCGCTCTTTATTCTTCCTTCGTATCCAGCACGTGGCGAATGGCCCGGGCTAATTCCTGTTTTGCGAGGGGCTTCATGAGGTATTCCTTGAAGCCCATTTCCTTTGCTGTCTCCGCAGAGATCGTCTCGCTGTGACCGGTGCACACGATAATGGGGATATCGGGCCTCACCTGAAGAAACGCTTTGGCGAGTTGGGCGCCGGTCATGCCCCTCATCGTCTGATCGGTGATGACAAGATCGAAGCGCGTGGGGTCCGTGGTAAAAGTTCTTAAGGCCTCGGTGCTGTCTGTCACGGCAAATACGGTATAGCCGAGCCTTTTGAGTGTCGCTTCACCCCATGCGACGAGGCTCTCTTCATCGTCTACAAAGAGAATGCTCTCCGTGCCGCCGGGGGCTCGACCTAGGGGTAGGTGCTCGTTTTCAACGCTCGCCTTTATCTTCGGAAAAAAGACCCGGAAGGTGGAGCCTTTTCCCGGCAGGCTCTCGACGGTGATGGTCCCGTGGAGGTCCTTCACGATTCCATAGACCATCGCGAGGCCCATGCCGGTGCCTTCCCCAACTTCCCTTGTGGTAAAGAAAGGTTCGAAGACCCGATTCATGACTTCGGGGCTCATGCCGATGCCCGTATCTTTCACGGTGAGCTGCAGGTACTCTCCCGGAACCATATCGGGGTCGAATACGGGCGAGTCCGGAGCGAAGCGGATGTCCTCAAGGCCGATCTCCAGGGTTCCTCCACTGTCCTGCATGGCGAGGGAGGCGTTGGTGGCGAGGTTCATGAGTATCTGCTGTACCTCGGTAGGGGAGGCAAGGATGGCGTCCGAACTTGCGGTGGCGGTCATCTTGATCTCGATCGTGGCGGGAATGGAAGCCCTTAAGAGCTGGACCGTCTCTTTTATGAGAGGGGTAAGGGACAGGGGGGCTCTCTCGTGGCCCGACTTCCTGCTGAAGGTGAGGATCTGTTTCACAAGGTCCCGTGCCCTCATCGCCGATTTGAGGACGTTTTGGAGGCTCGATCCCACCTCCGGGCGGTCTTCGACATCGTCTACCGCCATTTCCGTAAAACCGATGATGGCCGCGAGGATGTTGTTGAAGTCATGGGCGATGCCTCCGGCGAGCGTCCCCATGGCTTCCATCTTCTGGGATTGGCGAAGCTGCTCTTCGGCCTTCTTGCGCTCCTCGATTTCACACTGAAGCGTTTCGTACGCGGTGCTTAGCTCGGCAGTCCTTTCCTGCACACGAAGTTCGAGGAAATCGCGGGCTTCCCTGAGGGCTTCCTCCGCCCGCTTCCGCTCGATGATTTCCTTCTCGAGAACCTTTAAGGAGACATAAAATTGTTCTAATTGGGCTGTCATCTGGTTGAAAGCTTGTCCCAACTGGCCGATCTCGTCACTACTTTCGATCTCTACCTGGTGGCCCAGATCTCCCCGTGTCACCGCCTTCGCCGCTTCCCGGAGTCTATTGATTGGAGCCAATACGCTCCTGATCGTCAGGGAAGAGAGGGTGAGCACCATTGCAAGGGAAAGGAGGATCGCAAGGAAGATCCAATATAACCCTCGATTCCGGACGGAGTCCATGCGAGCCGCACTGATTGCGGACAGGGTGAGGGCGTCGGTGACGATGTCCCTTGAATTGGCAAGAAGTTGCCCTGTTATTCTTTCTCTCAGCTCTATAGTGTCTTTGTCTTCTCTGCCGTCCTCGCCTTTCGCGAGGGAGACGAGTGACGAAAAAAGGCTGCCCATTGCCTCCTGGCTTTCCCGCAGACGGTCGA is a genomic window containing:
- a CDS encoding ATP-binding protein yields the protein MTIKSKLIAVALIPVFLAIVAAVAVYWTNEEAARARARNSAIDNITRNVFELNLATDQYLRRPEIRPRMQFESVRKSLKEKVEAGIWTGREEGLVDRLRESQEAMGSLFSSLVSLAKGEDGREDKDTIELRERITGQLLANSRDIVTDALTLSAISAARMDSVRNRGLYWIFLAILLSLAMVLTLSSLTIRSVLAPINRLREAAKAVTRGDLGHQVEIESSDEIGQLGQAFNQMTAQLEQFYVSLKVLEKEIIERKRAEEALREARDFLELRVQERTAELSTAYETLQCEIEERKKAEEQLRQSQKMEAMGTLAGGIAHDFNNILAAIIGFTEMAVDDVEDRPEVGSSLQNVLKSAMRARDLVKQILTFSRKSGHERAPLSLTPLIKETVQLLRASIPATIEIKMTATASSDAILASPTEVQQILMNLATNASLAMQDSGGTLEIGLEDIRFAPDSPVFDPDMVPGEYLQLTVKDTGIGMSPEVMNRVFEPFFTTREVGEGTGMGLAMVYGIVKDLHGTITVESLPGKGSTFRVFFPKIKASVENEHLPLGRAPGGTESILFVDDEESLVAWGEATLKRLGYTVFAVTDSTEALRTFTTDPTRFDLVITDQTMRGMTGAQLAKAFLQVRPDIPIIVCTGHSETISAETAKEMGFKEYLMKPLAKQELARAIRHVLDTKEE